A region from the Tsuneonella mangrovi genome encodes:
- the glmU gene encoding bifunctional UDP-N-acetylglucosamine diphosphorylase/glucosamine-1-phosphate N-acetyltransferase GlmU, which produces MTEFAAVILAAGKGTRMKSDLHKVLHPIAGRPMLDHLLATVDALSPAKKVVVVGAGKEQLEAALGDRAETCLQEPQLGTGHAVQQAEESLSAFSGDVLVLYGDVPFVKGETMQAMLDRLHASDNPRVVVLGFEPDEPGHYGRVIADDTGRIVKMVEFKDASEDERACRLCNSGVMAARAGDMFDLLGRIGNDNAQGEFYLVDIVNVANADGDHCAVIATEDPGEVTGINSRAELAAAEAQWQELKREEAMANGASLRAPETVFFSWDTELGRDVTVEQNVVFGPGVTVADGAQIRAFSHLEGATVGEGCSVGPFARLRPGAVMEQGSKVGNFVEMKKAVLGEGAKASHLTYLGDAEIGAGANIGAGTITCNYDGYFKHKTVIGPRAFIGSNSALVAPVTIGADAIVAAGSTVNRDVADGELRLVRGEQLVKPGWADRFHDAMKKRKAELKGK; this is translated from the coding sequence ATGACTGAATTTGCCGCCGTCATCCTCGCCGCGGGCAAGGGTACCCGCATGAAGAGCGACCTGCACAAGGTGCTCCACCCGATTGCGGGCCGTCCGATGCTCGATCACCTGCTGGCGACCGTCGATGCGCTCTCGCCGGCCAAGAAGGTCGTCGTGGTCGGCGCGGGCAAGGAACAGCTTGAAGCGGCGCTGGGCGACCGGGCGGAAACTTGCCTGCAGGAGCCGCAGCTCGGCACCGGCCATGCAGTGCAACAGGCCGAGGAATCCCTGTCGGCCTTTTCGGGCGATGTGCTGGTTCTTTATGGCGACGTCCCGTTCGTGAAGGGCGAGACGATGCAAGCGATGCTCGACCGGCTGCATGCAAGCGACAACCCGCGCGTCGTCGTGCTCGGCTTCGAGCCGGACGAGCCGGGCCACTATGGCCGCGTGATCGCCGACGACACCGGACGCATCGTCAAGATGGTCGAGTTCAAGGATGCCAGCGAAGACGAGCGCGCGTGCCGCCTGTGCAACTCGGGCGTGATGGCCGCGCGCGCAGGCGACATGTTCGACCTGTTGGGGCGGATCGGCAACGACAACGCGCAGGGCGAATTCTACCTCGTCGATATCGTCAACGTCGCCAATGCCGACGGCGATCATTGCGCCGTGATCGCAACCGAGGATCCGGGCGAAGTGACCGGGATCAACTCGCGCGCCGAGCTCGCTGCTGCCGAAGCGCAGTGGCAGGAATTGAAGCGCGAGGAAGCGATGGCCAATGGCGCCTCGCTGCGCGCGCCCGAGACGGTGTTCTTCAGCTGGGATACCGAGTTGGGGCGCGACGTGACGGTGGAGCAAAACGTCGTTTTCGGCCCCGGGGTGACGGTCGCTGACGGCGCGCAGATCAGGGCGTTCAGCCACCTGGAGGGCGCAACCGTGGGCGAAGGCTGCTCGGTCGGCCCGTTCGCTCGCTTGCGACCCGGCGCGGTGATGGAGCAGGGCAGCAAGGTCGGCAATTTCGTCGAGATGAAGAAGGCGGTGCTGGGCGAGGGTGCCAAGGCCAGCCACCTGACATATCTCGGCGACGCGGAGATCGGCGCAGGAGCGAACATCGGTGCCGGGACGATCACCTGCAATTACGACGGGTATTTCAAGCACAAGACCGTTATCGGCCCGCGTGCCTTCATCGGCAGCAATTCGGCGCTGGTCGCCCCGGTGACCATCGGGGCCGACGCGATCGTCGCTGCGGGCAGCACCGTCAACCGCGACGTCGCCGATGGCGAACTGCGTCTGGTACGCGGCGAGCAACTGGTCAAACCCGGCTGGGCCGACCGCTTCCACGACGCGATGAAGAAGCGCAAGGCGGAACTGAAGGGGAAGTAA
- the atpD gene encoding F0F1 ATP synthase subunit beta has product MATAPVLNQTTNGTISQVIGAVVDVTFEGELPAILTALETKNGDNTLVLEVAQHLGENTVRTIAMDGTDGLTRGQPVVNTGAQISVPVGPKTLGRIVNVVGEPIDERGPIGADQTAPIHAEAPPFVDQSTEAAILVTGIKVIDLLAPYAKGGKIGLFGGAGVGKTVLIQELINNIAKGHGGVSVFAGVGERTREGNDLYHEFLDAGVIAKDADGNATSEGSKVALVFGQMNEPPGARARVALSGLTMAEYFRDQEGQDVLFFVDNIFRFTQAGSEVSALLGRIPSAVGYQPTLSTDMGNLQERITSTTKGSITSVQAIYVPADDLTDPAPATSFAHLDATTTLSRAISELGIYPAVDPLDSTSRVLEPRVVGQEHYETARRVQEILQKYKSLQDIIAILGMDELSEEDKLTVARARKIQRFLSQPFHVAEVFTNIPGKFVQLEDTVKSFKAVVDGEYDHLPEAAFYMVGGIEEAVEKAKKLAEDA; this is encoded by the coding sequence ATGGCCACCGCCCCCGTCCTCAACCAGACCACCAACGGCACTATCAGCCAGGTCATCGGCGCTGTCGTCGACGTGACCTTCGAAGGCGAACTGCCGGCAATTCTCACCGCGCTGGAAACCAAGAACGGCGACAACACGCTGGTTCTCGAGGTTGCCCAGCACCTCGGCGAGAACACCGTGCGCACCATCGCGATGGACGGCACCGACGGCCTCACCCGCGGCCAGCCGGTGGTAAACACCGGCGCGCAGATCTCCGTCCCGGTCGGCCCCAAGACGCTCGGCCGTATCGTCAACGTCGTCGGTGAGCCGATCGACGAGCGCGGCCCGATCGGCGCCGACCAGACTGCCCCGATCCACGCGGAAGCCCCGCCGTTCGTCGACCAGTCGACCGAAGCGGCGATCCTCGTCACCGGCATCAAGGTGATCGACCTGCTCGCGCCCTACGCAAAGGGCGGCAAGATCGGCCTGTTCGGCGGTGCCGGTGTGGGCAAGACCGTGCTGATCCAGGAACTGATCAACAACATCGCCAAGGGCCACGGCGGCGTGTCGGTGTTCGCCGGCGTGGGTGAGCGCACCCGCGAGGGCAACGACCTCTACCACGAGTTCCTCGACGCCGGCGTTATCGCCAAGGATGCCGACGGCAACGCGACCAGCGAAGGTTCGAAGGTGGCGCTGGTGTTCGGCCAGATGAACGAGCCTCCGGGCGCGCGTGCCCGCGTGGCGCTATCGGGCCTGACGATGGCGGAATACTTCCGCGACCAGGAAGGCCAGGACGTGCTGTTCTTCGTCGACAACATCTTCCGCTTCACCCAGGCGGGTTCGGAAGTGTCGGCGCTGCTCGGCCGTATCCCGTCGGCGGTGGGCTACCAGCCGACCCTGTCGACCGACATGGGCAACCTGCAGGAACGCATCACCTCGACCACCAAGGGTTCGATCACCTCGGTGCAGGCGATCTACGTCCCTGCGGACGACCTTACCGACCCGGCTCCGGCAACTTCGTTCGCGCACTTGGACGCGACCACCACGCTCTCCCGCGCGATCTCCGAGCTGGGCATCTACCCGGCGGTGGACCCGCTCGATTCGACCAGCCGCGTGCTCGAGCCGCGCGTCGTCGGGCAGGAGCACTACGAGACCGCCCGCCGCGTCCAGGAAATCCTGCAGAAGTACAAGTCGCTGCAGGACATCATCGCCATTCTCGGCATGGACGAGCTTTCGGAAGAAGATAAGCTGACTGTCGCCCGCGCGCGCAAGATCCAGCGCTTCCTCAGCCAGCCGTTCCACGTCGCAGAAGTGTTCACCAACATCCCCGGCAAGTTCGTGCAGCTCGAAGACACCGTGAAGTCGTTCAAGGCCGTCGTCGACGGCGAGTACGACCACCTGCCGGAGGCCGCGTTCTACATGGTCGGCGGGATCGAGGAAGCGGTCGAAAAGGCCAAGAAGCTGGCCGAGGACGCCTAA
- a CDS encoding HNH endonuclease: MPEVQTCWLCERALGARIEWHHPVPRAKKGRGTVPLHPICHRAIHANFTNAELARIGEDRAVILANPAMAKFVAWVANKPPDFHAPTLRTKR, translated from the coding sequence ATGCCTGAAGTGCAAACCTGCTGGCTATGCGAACGCGCCTTGGGTGCGCGCATCGAATGGCACCATCCGGTACCAAGGGCCAAGAAGGGCCGCGGGACGGTGCCGCTCCACCCGATCTGCCACCGCGCGATCCACGCCAACTTCACCAATGCCGAGCTCGCAAGGATCGGAGAGGATCGGGCCGTGATCCTTGCCAACCCGGCAATGGCGAAGTTCGTCGCTTGGGTAGCGAACAAGCCGCCCGATTTTCACGCGCCGACATTGCGCACAAAGCGCTAG
- a CDS encoding ATP synthase F1 subunit epsilon — translation MALHFELVTPEKLVRSDDVHMVVVPGTEGDFGVLEGHAPVMSTVRDGALVVYASEGASPEEIQVRGGFAEVGENGLTVLAERIED, via the coding sequence ATGGCCCTGCACTTCGAACTGGTCACGCCGGAAAAGCTGGTCCGCTCGGACGACGTCCACATGGTCGTCGTGCCGGGGACCGAAGGCGACTTCGGCGTACTCGAAGGCCACGCCCCGGTGATGAGCACCGTGCGCGACGGCGCGCTGGTGGTCTACGCCAGCGAAGGCGCCAGCCCGGAAGAAATCCAGGTCCGCGGCGGATTTGCCGAAGTGGGCGAAAACGGCCTTACAGTTCTGGCAGAGCGCATCGAGGACTGA
- a CDS encoding glutathione S-transferase family protein: MTTLRAYHLPGRWGLVTTSPFCLKLDAFMRMTGIEHESITATTPFAGPKKKAPWIEHKGMTLGDSAFIIDYLKAEFGTDPDAELTPEQRGKATAIQRLVEENLYWALVYDRWRRDENWPILKNSVLGDIPAPVRAIIAPYARRAVRKQLAGHGMGLHSPEEIAEIASKDISALAGLLGENDWFFGNAPGLTDATVYSLLANIAFVPFSSPMKSMIAEHSNLTAFLDRFRSRFYPEWEA; encoded by the coding sequence ATGACGACCCTACGAGCCTACCACCTGCCCGGCCGCTGGGGGCTAGTGACCACCAGCCCGTTCTGCCTCAAGCTCGACGCGTTCATGCGGATGACCGGGATCGAACACGAATCGATTACTGCCACGACGCCGTTCGCGGGGCCGAAGAAGAAAGCGCCGTGGATCGAGCACAAGGGCATGACGCTGGGCGATTCGGCGTTCATCATCGACTACCTCAAGGCCGAGTTCGGCACGGACCCCGACGCCGAACTCACGCCCGAGCAGCGCGGCAAGGCAACCGCGATCCAGCGACTGGTCGAGGAGAACCTCTACTGGGCGCTGGTCTATGACCGCTGGCGGCGCGACGAGAACTGGCCAATCCTCAAGAACTCGGTCCTGGGCGACATTCCTGCGCCGGTTCGCGCGATCATCGCCCCTTATGCGCGCCGCGCGGTGCGCAAACAGCTCGCGGGACACGGCATGGGCCTCCACTCGCCCGAAGAAATCGCCGAGATCGCCAGCAAGGACATTTCCGCGCTCGCGGGGTTGTTGGGCGAGAACGACTGGTTTTTCGGCAACGCCCCGGGCCTGACCGACGCAACCGTCTATTCGCTGCTCGCGAATATCGCCTTCGTCCCGTTTTCCAGCCCGATGAAGTCGATGATCGCCGAGCACTCAAACCTCACCGCGTTCCTCGATCGGTTCCGCAGCCGGTTCTATCCGGAATGGGAGGCCTAG
- a CDS encoding ArnT family glycosyltransferase: MDRIGEAGQLPAPDSTDAIPRIGVPAWRARAIEFAILAVVVFGVRSIWFGDPIVDFDEQLYSLIGWKMTHGLWPYTDLWDRKPFGLFALFALAHWIGGPDAIAYQILAALFTFVGALLVADLARPISGRGGAIIAGALYCLLMCRFGSAGGQAEAFFMPVMLGMVWLLRDPLHPRFLSRAAVAMLLGGLALQIKYTAIPQCLLLGGWALYWLWRRAMPLGRLAGVACGFAILGLSPTIAVGLLYLANGHFSDFWFANFVSFFLRTPFHNDFPVGYLIWILGPLTMMALLGLYTALRLNPPVERLRYLLFVLWGLSTITTVYLPPTTYPYYFAALVPAAVLVAAPMLDTRIVLGRIVGPMMILGTLMILGLPQQRAFAKRDTAQTFALANAIKPHLSPHHCLLVFDGPTALYRLTNSCLPTRFIYPDHLNNDLEHDSLGTPQTVIMREVLTNRPPVIVTSEEIVTVQNKAVHEMVYRAIDEHYRKLTSSQIAGRTIVAWLRKPS; encoded by the coding sequence ATGGATCGGATAGGCGAAGCGGGCCAGCTTCCCGCTCCCGATAGTACCGACGCCATTCCACGGATCGGGGTGCCGGCCTGGCGCGCCCGCGCGATCGAATTTGCCATCCTGGCAGTGGTCGTGTTCGGTGTACGATCGATCTGGTTCGGCGATCCCATCGTCGACTTCGACGAGCAGCTTTATTCGCTGATCGGCTGGAAGATGACCCACGGGCTATGGCCCTACACCGACTTGTGGGATCGCAAACCGTTCGGCCTGTTTGCCCTCTTTGCCCTCGCCCATTGGATCGGCGGACCCGATGCAATCGCTTATCAGATACTTGCCGCGCTGTTCACTTTCGTCGGTGCGTTACTAGTCGCCGATCTGGCACGGCCAATATCTGGGCGCGGCGGAGCAATCATTGCGGGAGCCCTCTATTGCTTGCTGATGTGCCGCTTTGGCAGCGCAGGTGGACAAGCCGAGGCATTCTTCATGCCAGTCATGCTGGGAATGGTCTGGTTGCTGCGCGATCCGCTCCATCCGCGCTTCCTGAGCCGGGCGGCAGTAGCGATGTTGCTGGGCGGCTTGGCCTTGCAGATCAAGTACACCGCCATCCCCCAGTGCCTGTTGTTGGGCGGGTGGGCGCTTTACTGGCTGTGGCGCCGTGCGATGCCGCTTGGCAGGCTTGCCGGTGTAGCCTGCGGCTTCGCGATACTCGGACTTTCGCCGACAATTGCAGTCGGCCTGCTCTACCTCGCCAATGGACACTTTAGCGATTTCTGGTTCGCGAATTTCGTATCGTTCTTCTTGCGCACGCCCTTCCACAACGATTTCCCCGTCGGTTACCTGATCTGGATTCTCGGTCCGTTGACAATGATGGCATTGCTCGGGCTTTACACCGCACTTAGGCTCAATCCTCCGGTCGAGCGGCTGCGGTATCTCTTGTTCGTGCTATGGGGACTATCCACGATCACAACCGTATACCTGCCACCGACCACCTACCCGTACTACTTCGCAGCATTGGTGCCGGCGGCAGTACTGGTTGCCGCGCCGATGCTCGATACCCGGATCGTGCTTGGTCGGATCGTCGGCCCGATGATGATCCTTGGGACCCTGATGATCCTCGGCCTGCCGCAGCAGCGCGCCTTTGCGAAGCGCGATACAGCCCAGACCTTCGCGCTGGCCAATGCGATCAAGCCACACCTTTCTCCGCATCACTGCCTACTGGTGTTCGACGGACCCACGGCGCTCTATCGCCTGACGAACAGCTGCCTGCCGACCCGGTTCATCTATCCTGACCATCTTAACAACGACCTCGAACACGATTCCCTTGGCACGCCGCAAACCGTGATCATGCGGGAAGTCCTGACAAATAGGCCACCGGTGATCGTGACCAGCGAGGAAATCGTGACGGTGCAAAACAAGGCGGTTCACGAAATGGTCTATCGTGCGATAGATGAGCATTATCGAAAGCTCACCAGCAGCCAAATCGCTGGGCGGACCATAGTAGCCTGGCTCCGCAAACCTTCCTGA
- a CDS encoding HAD hydrolase-like protein yields MTAIPFDAVGFDLDGTLLDTFRDLGAAVNHALELGGFEPVPVGSSKDLIGGGAKIMLARAVEAQGGLPEEEFRPLYKAMLAFYAQNNAVHTRPYPGVRETLDALDAMGVKSAVVTNKFEEFARSILTQMGLAERFVTIIGGNSLGKGPDGSFLAKPAPEPLWAAQERCGGGRMAFVGDSSYDVKAALAAGVPVVAAAYGYCDKPAAELGAHAVIDSLDQLVPALAAL; encoded by the coding sequence ATGACTGCCATTCCCTTCGACGCCGTGGGGTTCGACCTCGACGGCACCTTGCTCGACACGTTCCGCGATCTCGGGGCTGCAGTGAACCACGCGCTCGAGCTAGGCGGTTTCGAGCCCGTCCCGGTCGGCAGCTCGAAGGATCTGATCGGCGGCGGGGCGAAAATCATGCTCGCTCGCGCGGTTGAAGCGCAGGGCGGGCTGCCCGAGGAGGAGTTCCGCCCGCTCTACAAGGCGATGCTGGCATTCTATGCCCAGAACAATGCGGTCCACACGCGCCCGTACCCCGGCGTGCGCGAGACGCTCGACGCGCTCGACGCAATGGGAGTCAAGTCCGCCGTAGTGACCAACAAGTTCGAGGAATTCGCGCGCTCGATCCTCACCCAGATGGGCCTCGCCGAGCGCTTCGTGACGATCATCGGTGGCAATAGCCTGGGCAAGGGTCCGGACGGCAGCTTCCTCGCCAAACCCGCACCCGAACCGCTGTGGGCAGCGCAGGAGCGCTGCGGCGGCGGTCGGATGGCCTTCGTGGGCGACAGTTCCTACGACGTGAAGGCGGCACTCGCTGCGGGCGTTCCGGTGGTCGCGGCGGCCTATGGCTATTGCGACAAGCCTGCTGCCGAGCTCGGCGCGCACGCGGTAATCGATTCGCTCGACCAGCTGGTCCCGGCGCTCGCTGCGCTCTGA
- a CDS encoding SDR family NAD(P)-dependent oxidoreductase: MTISFKDKVAIVTGAGGGLGREYALELARRGAKVVVNDLGGSRDGTGHSDMALKVVEEIKAAGGEAMSNGHSVTEYDQMVEMVAQAKEKWGGVHVLINNAGVLRDKTFAKMEPADFEFVLKVHLTGSAFATKACWETMREQSYGRILMTASSTGLFGNFGQANYGAAKLGLVGLAKTLQLEGAKYNIRVNSLSPVAGTRMTADLFPEEAFKLFDPVNVVPAALFLVSEDAPTNAIVGAGAGGFHSAWVEMNEAVWLPEAERTVEGFAAHWDQISSETNLHAPQSGSDQSAAILKAMQKVTGTGPSSARG; the protein is encoded by the coding sequence ATGACCATTTCCTTCAAGGACAAAGTCGCCATCGTGACCGGCGCAGGCGGCGGCCTGGGCCGCGAATACGCGCTCGAGCTGGCGCGCCGCGGCGCGAAGGTCGTGGTCAACGATCTCGGCGGTTCGCGCGACGGCACCGGCCATTCCGACATGGCGCTCAAGGTGGTCGAGGAAATCAAGGCAGCCGGCGGCGAAGCGATGTCCAACGGCCACTCGGTCACCGAATACGACCAGATGGTCGAAATGGTCGCGCAGGCAAAGGAAAAGTGGGGCGGCGTCCACGTCCTGATCAACAATGCGGGCGTGCTGCGCGACAAGACATTCGCCAAGATGGAACCGGCAGACTTCGAATTCGTGCTCAAGGTTCACCTGACCGGCTCGGCGTTCGCCACCAAGGCGTGCTGGGAAACGATGCGCGAACAGTCCTATGGTCGCATCCTGATGACCGCTTCTTCCACCGGCCTGTTCGGCAACTTCGGCCAGGCCAACTACGGCGCGGCCAAGCTAGGCCTCGTCGGCCTTGCCAAGACGCTCCAGCTCGAAGGCGCAAAGTACAACATCCGCGTCAACTCGCTAAGCCCGGTAGCCGGCACGCGCATGACCGCGGACCTGTTCCCCGAAGAAGCCTTCAAGCTGTTCGACCCGGTGAACGTGGTACCGGCGGCGCTGTTCCTCGTCAGCGAGGATGCACCGACCAACGCGATCGTCGGCGCGGGCGCAGGCGGGTTCCACTCGGCATGGGTGGAAATGAACGAAGCCGTGTGGCTGCCCGAAGCAGAGCGTACCGTGGAAGGCTTTGCCGCGCATTGGGACCAGATCAGTTCGGAGACCAACCTCCACGCCCCGCAGTCGGGCTCGGACCAGTCGGCCGCGATCCTCAAGGCGATGCAGAAGGTCACCGGCACCGGCCCGTCGAGCGCACGCGGCTGA
- a CDS encoding DUF2794 domain-containing protein — translation MNPPSGGALPGTVVSFPGRTPGQVGFARDELQKILDLYGRMVAAGEWRDYAMDFTKDCATFAAFRRTAERPQARVEKRPALRGRQGMWTLFGEHGQVLKRGHELSGVLAPMERRLVKAVTD, via the coding sequence ATGAATCCGCCTTCCGGGGGAGCGTTGCCCGGTACCGTCGTTTCCTTCCCCGGTCGCACACCGGGCCAGGTCGGGTTTGCCCGCGACGAGCTGCAGAAGATCCTCGACCTCTACGGCCGGATGGTCGCCGCCGGAGAATGGCGCGACTACGCGATGGACTTTACCAAGGATTGCGCGACCTTTGCCGCCTTCCGCCGCACCGCCGAGCGTCCGCAGGCGAGGGTCGAAAAGCGCCCCGCATTGCGCGGCAGGCAGGGTATGTGGACGCTGTTCGGCGAACACGGGCAGGTGCTGAAGCGCGGTCACGAATTGAGCGGCGTCCTCGCCCCGATGGAGCGCCGGCTGGTCAAAGCGGTCACGGACTAA
- a CDS encoding DUF4328 domain-containing protein, translating into MAGPELLQVFGIVRLDREGSAFVVLVYSLASLAFVFSLLISIALVCRWIYQAHANLRAAGIETEFTPGWAVGWFFVPIANLVMPFKVMRELWNCSHMIAIQYGGEGDGEIKTWWGCYLASGFLGWASQPSGNSGSSFDNLLTLSITLLAFTSAWYLQKIMREVSEGQRNQMNASAIFS; encoded by the coding sequence ATGGCCGGCCCAGAATTGCTTCAAGTATTTGGAATAGTCCGGCTCGACAGAGAAGGATCAGCCTTCGTCGTTTTGGTTTACAGTTTGGCCTCGTTGGCCTTCGTCTTCAGCCTGCTAATCTCGATCGCGCTTGTGTGTCGTTGGATATATCAGGCGCACGCCAACTTAAGAGCCGCCGGAATAGAGACAGAATTCACGCCCGGTTGGGCGGTCGGTTGGTTTTTTGTTCCCATAGCCAATCTTGTTATGCCCTTCAAAGTAATGCGTGAACTTTGGAATTGCAGTCATATGATTGCAATCCAATATGGCGGCGAGGGCGATGGCGAAATCAAGACATGGTGGGGGTGCTATCTCGCAAGCGGATTCCTCGGGTGGGCGAGCCAACCGAGTGGAAATAGTGGCAGCAGCTTTGACAACCTACTCACCCTTAGTATTACACTGCTTGCATTTACGAGTGCTTGGTATCTACAGAAAATCATGCGTGAAGTCAGCGAAGGCCAGCGGAACCAAATGAACGCGTCAGCTATTTTTTCCTGA
- a CDS encoding DUF1153 domain-containing protein has protein sequence MAYPYTSTVAEAIKRAGLPKSHRIHWSENRKAEVVRAVRDEVISFEEARERYLLSRAEFREWEAQLGEAEAEDAAPVREREDA, from the coding sequence ATGGCCTATCCCTATACCAGCACCGTCGCCGAAGCGATCAAGCGCGCCGGGCTGCCCAAATCTCACCGCATCCACTGGTCGGAGAACCGCAAGGCCGAGGTGGTCCGCGCGGTGCGCGACGAAGTGATCAGCTTCGAGGAAGCACGCGAGCGCTACCTGCTCAGCCGCGCCGAATTCCGCGAATGGGAAGCGCAGCTGGGCGAAGCCGAAGCCGAAGACGCAGCGCCCGTCCGCGAACGCGAGGACGCCTGA